Within the Raphanus sativus cultivar WK10039 unplaced genomic scaffold, ASM80110v3 Scaffold0128, whole genome shotgun sequence genome, the region ATTTAAGTTCAATTTGATAAACAAACATCTTTTTACCGGGAAAATGATTAGTTCCGTATAAATTAAGTAtgtaaaatattagttttaaatgTAGTTGGCATTGATGATTAAATATTTCTCATTTATTTGATAGTATTGAAGAGAAAGAATATTCCATAATTAGGCAAGTgcagatttttttatttcaaaaatacttatattgttaattaatttatgtatttactTAATATAGGAATTATTATTGTTAAGAGATCAGTGGCATAAACTTGTAATATTAAATGTGAAGTAAGGTTAATTTTGAGACTGATTGTAGTTTTTAAATTGTTTACATGGTGTTGGTTGTTCATATGTTTTTTAGATGCTCGAGTAAACAAAATGGAGATGttatataaaccatttattaatttgataacattttaaaaaatttaatatattttctagtgtatttatttaaaaacatgcTATTTAATATGTTTGTATATATCAGACACTTGTATGATGTATAAAAACTGATAATGTATGATATATTAACCGAAAATAACAGTGGTGGATAATTATGTagttacatatacatatatgttaactaaaaatagtttaattatCTATTTTCCAACTGCCTAAAATTTACGCAgtttactaaataaataataataggtGTATGAAGTATGAAtcgataaataaaaataagatataactATAAATGATCAGTACATACTACATATGctaagtttttaattttaaaaaatgtaacatTTATGCCAAGTGGAAAAGATGGCTAAAATTTAAACACGTTTCAAATGATATCAAAACAATAATCAATAATGTATTTATGTTTTAGctttcaaaaaaatgtattattgttTTGGTTCAGTTACAGTATTTGCTTGACCAATTGGAGAGAAATAAAATCCAAAGAATATAAATGCCTAAATGTTTGCCACCATTAATGCTTTTTGAAAACGATAATTCATTTTAGGAAATGGAAGATTGACGTTAGCACAATATTAGGAAATCTGGGTGTAACAGAGtacaatttttaagaaaactaaTATTTGTTACTTATTTTGAGTTTGATTTATTAAGTTAATTATGGTTAAAATGGAATATTGAATGGCATTAGGATgtaattaaaatgttatttcAGGGTTAATTCATAtgttgtacttcagttttaatagattagatgttttGGTCTACCAATATTGGAGTTCTAATGGACATTGAGGCCCTTCTTGGGCATTTCGTCCTTTTTCCTCTATCTTGGGCTGTGGAGGGCTTTTGACCCGAACGCTcgtgcggatgtatatttcaaaatatattgctatttaatttcatattaatattaaaacaggataaaaaatttaatctgAAAAAACCAAACGATCACAATCCGAAAGAATAATACCAAAccgatccgaaagagtaataccaaacccgaactaaagttgattaaatatccaacttattcaaaatttgatatttaaacaACTGAAACTATAACTAATTTGAACCGAAATATTGGATATCAATATGTAtctgaaaaagatttatatacttatatatattaattatttttagttttaatgtatataaaaacatccagaatatatattttaggttggtttaaatacttgaaaatatataaaatagtcaaatataaatatataaaatagtcaaatataaatatttaatatgacaAATTGATAAATCAGACCCTTCGCAAAGATTTCTGAATGTTCGAAGGTAGGTTTTCTTAGCTTAAAATCATATATGTACGTAACTAATTTGggaagtttaccaaaaaaacactaatttGGGAATAATTGCACAGTACACTGACTACTGAGTGATGTATAGCAACTATTGATTGCACTGAGGTGATGTATTAACAAATTTAAGCGTCGTAATTAGACAAAAGGGACAGGAGAGTAAAGGGACATTGAAGTGATCTCATTACGCACGTGGACCCGATTAGAATCTGTTTGTCGGTAGGATTTCAACCCAACAATAAGACGACACGTGACACTGTAGCATTGCGGATTTTGCGGTCACGTTGATAAAATACATGACGCCAATATTAGCGTAATCCCATCTCTGTTCCCAAATCTTTGATCCTTTTGCTCTCTTTCCTGTTAACTTCCTTTTTCATTGCACGAGGCTTCTTAAATGGGTTACTTAGACGTTAGTGCTTTTGTATGGGCCTTGATCCTAAACAGGCTTACAAATATTTAACTTAAATGTATATGAAATCGGATGGGCTGATTCTTGGCCCATTCAAGTAGTCAATTCTAATGTGAAAACTTTCACTATTTTTCCCTGAGAAATTAGGCTGTTTGTTATTTTCTGATGACAAAATATCAATGCAAGTGTTCTATGTTGAACTGAAACTCAACCATTTGaggtttattttgtttatatatccaTGATTTGTTATGTGGTATCATAAACAATAACAAAGGGACTTGTTAAGTATCATTCAGAATGAGAGACTTATGTTTAGTGTGGCAATACATTAGTCAAGCTTATAAAACCCTCACATGAACCCGCCAGTTCAAAGACACCATGAGTCCATGACATGTTTCCAACACCAAATGAAAAACAAGAGCAAATCTGCACAGTCCAAAGACGACTCCCTATCTTGTATTAAGAGCTCTGTTACCTGCCTcacagaaaaaaagagagagaatatTTGTGAACAAGGAGTTACAATTTCTAATGCTGTATcgtttataaaagtgaaaacaatGCTCGCAGTAAAACACAAACCATAACCGAGCGAGAACCAATTACTCACCTCAGATAGATTCAGGCTCAAAAGTACTATTCAGCTTCAACAGCTTCAGGCTTGGGACCTGATCATCAACATCAACCAAAACCTCAATGACATGGCCAATTTGCCACTAAACAGATGAAGGCGCGAAAGTTCACCGTGGAGGGACATAGGGCGGTGGTCTTTTCCCCAACCGATCCCGCGAGTGGAGTCGAGATAGCTCTGGACGAGATGACGGCATTTCTGGTATTGGTTAACGCCTTCGACGCGGTAAAATACAAGTATATGATTAGGCATTTTCATTAATCTTCCAATCAAGATATTGGGTCCActaaatcaatatttttgttAGACGAAACAATTTAACATCAAGATATAGAGGAAAAATTTACACGAAACAATTTAACATAAAGTATTAGTTAGACAACGCGAGTTATATTATATAAGGGAATATCAACGCAATCTGATCTCTTAAAATCGATTGGAGCGTATATTTTGAAAGCATGTTTTCTTAAGGAACATTTAgttgtttatttgtataaatatggCCGTGAGATAAGCGAAAAGACAAGTGTCAATAGTGTAAGATGGATGCAATGATATGACCAAAGAAGGAGAAGCCATGCACGCATGTTCACATTACGTTGGACATTAcgatttcttattttctttcatAGTGGGTAGCATTGGGTGAAGTTGGTTGGACAAATCTCACAAAAATCCATTATATGTTcctataataattatatttatgcagATATTAAGACGGATGTTATTTTGTAAACATAGTAATGTAATCTAAAAGGAACCTTAATATATACGCcgacaaatattttattaaatgctACAGTTATCCCAATGTTTTATAGTATCATAAAAAAATCGGTACGTATACGTGGATGAAATACATTGAATTGTCAAAATGTTAGCTGTGATAATCAACAGTCGAAAAAGACTACTCGCGGATGCTTCTCCCTCAAGATCGGTATTTGGTACATatagtttttagttatatatgtgaatatatataaaccCCATCTATGTCacaatatatattgaaaagCTTTTTGCTGTCGATCTCCTTTGTTCTATTCAAGGGAGCTAGAGAGAAAACCATTCTTTAAAAGAGGGCAAAAATATGGAAGAAAAACTTCCCCCAGGGTTTAGATTTCATCCTACAGACGAGGAGCTGATAACACAGTATCTTTGTCGGAAAGTCTCCGATACTGGGTTCACAGGTAAAGCTGTTGTTGACGTTGATCTCAACAAGTGTGAACCTTGGGATTTGCCAGGTAATTATACTTGAATCATCTATGTACTCTATCATATGCTTGTGTATATGTTCTCCTATGTAATCTtcaattaactttttttttctttcttttgattaaCCTCGAatcattttaaacatatataaggGTAGATACACCCCACAGATAATAGCTTATGTTCAATtgtgtatatattaataataaaatatgcacTTTGCTTCCTTTTGTCATACTGTTGTTGTCTAcatgattttttaataattttagggAAAATGTAATAATATCAATTATGTCTTCTGCAAATTTGATATAATGGATTGCTCACAccatatttaatattgatagatgACAAGGTGTACCACTTGATGTAAAACCATGGGTTGTTAAAGTTGTTTTACTAATCATATGAATTCTTCAGTTTTCTTAGGTAGATTAACTAGGTTATATATGTAGGTGTATCTAGCCTACCAAACATGTGGAGACTAcatgtatatgtatgtataaaaaTTCTCTAGCTAGATGGCATACAGTTCGTTGATAACTCAATATTAAACTGGACTATTATGTTGCACTTAACCACAAAATGTATGTAACTAAAATTATGTGCTAATACTTTTTGCATATTTGTAGCCAAGGCTTCAATGGGAGAGAAAGAGTGGTATTTCTTCTGCTTAAGAGACCGGAAATATCCAACCGGTTTAAGAACAAACCGAGCAACTGAAGCCGGTTATTGGAAAACCACAGGTAAAGATAAAGAGATATACCTAAGTGGAGTGCTGGTTGGGATGAAGAAAACCCTTGTTTTCTACAAAGGAAGAGCTCCAAAGGGTGAGAAAAGCAATTGGGTTATGCATGAGTATAGGCTTGAGAACAAACAACCCTTCAAATCCGCTAAGGTTAGAGATGCTAACATAAAACTGTATGAAATAAAAGTACAGAACATAATGATAATCCAATACATGATCTTGAATATCATCTTAATTTCCAGGAGGAATGGGTAGTGTGTAGGGTTTTCGAGAAGAGTACAGCGACAAAGAAACCACAAGAACAACAACCTCAATCATCTTTTGGATCTCCATGTGATGCAAACTCATCAATGGCAAATGAGTTTGAAGATATAGAGATTCAAAATATGAATACAAACTCATCAACCATCGATTACAACCATATTCATCAATATTCACAAAACGGTACTTATTATTCAGAAGACAATACTATAAGGAAGGCTGGTCTCAACATGAACATGGCTACTGATATCCCGTCTTGGTCAACAACAAGCCTACTTGGTCAGCCTTTATCTCCAATCAACTCTTTGTTGCTCAAGGCTTTCCAAATTAGGAACTCTTATAGTTTCACCAATATCAATCCTTCTACTCATCAACAAGGAGTCTCCAATATTATGCCAAAAGGTTCAAGTTCCTCTCAACCCCAACCGCAAGAGGAAGCTTTTAATATGGACTCCATTTGGTGATGAAGGGATTTAAACCACTAGTAAATTTGAAATCTCTAACTTCTTATTATATTTATGCATTCTCCATTAAACTCAATTGTATCATTACATGTACACGCTGATCATCTATAAGGTCAAGTAAATTAAGCTTCCAATATTCATGTCCACATCCTTATATgttagaacttagaacttaTATAGCTAACGATCAGAGGAAAGACTATTCCCAGAAACTTGTTGCCCAAACATATACATCACTAAACATTTGTTAAATACTTTTTAAGTAGTG harbors:
- the LOC108862677 gene encoding NAC domain-containing protein 92-like; the encoded protein is MEEKLPPGFRFHPTDEELITQYLCRKVSDTGFTGKAVVDVDLNKCEPWDLPAKASMGEKEWYFFCLRDRKYPTGLRTNRATEAGYWKTTGKDKEIYLSGVLVGMKKTLVFYKGRAPKGEKSNWVMHEYRLENKQPFKSAKEEWVVCRVFEKSTATKKPQEQQPQSSFGSPCDANSSMANEFEDIEIQNMNTNSSTIDYNHIHQYSQNGTYYSEDNTIRKAGLNMNMATDIPSWSTTSLLGQPLSPINSLLLKAFQIRNSYSFTNINPSTHQQGVSNIMPKGSSSSQPQPQEEAFNMDSIW